The following coding sequences lie in one Futiania mangrovi genomic window:
- a CDS encoding LysR substrate-binding domain-containing protein, with product MNRLTLKHLRYFEALARHGHFGRAAEACAISQPALSLQIRELEEILGAPLAERTARRIRLTPLGAAFARRARAVLADVHALEDLARAAAGPLSGPLQIGVIPTVAPYLLPRVITALAAHLPGLDPRPREAVTEKLIEELMDGRLDAAIVALPVSEPTLHEQPLFSEEFVLVRPLADADRPVPSSDMLREMRLLLLEEGHCFRDQALAFCAMSAARPRDVMEGTSLATLVQMVGAGLGVTLIPEMAVGVETRSAPVSVARLAPPRPTRTIGMVWRNSSPLSEPLSRLSGVVRNAVCPGGEGQGAGA from the coding sequence ATGAATCGACTGACCCTCAAACACCTGCGTTATTTCGAAGCCTTGGCCCGCCACGGCCATTTTGGCCGTGCTGCGGAGGCGTGCGCGATCTCGCAGCCGGCGCTCTCGCTGCAGATCAGGGAGCTTGAAGAGATCCTGGGCGCGCCACTGGCGGAGCGGACCGCGCGCCGGATTCGCCTGACACCGCTGGGTGCGGCTTTCGCGCGCCGGGCGCGTGCCGTGCTGGCCGACGTCCATGCGCTCGAGGATCTTGCGCGCGCCGCGGCCGGGCCGTTGTCGGGGCCGCTGCAGATCGGTGTCATTCCGACGGTTGCACCGTACCTGCTACCGCGCGTCATCACGGCGCTGGCCGCGCATTTGCCCGGCCTCGATCCGCGCCCGCGCGAAGCGGTGACCGAGAAGCTGATCGAGGAACTCATGGATGGGCGGCTCGATGCCGCGATCGTGGCCCTGCCGGTGTCGGAGCCGACCCTTCACGAACAGCCCCTCTTTTCGGAGGAGTTCGTTCTGGTCCGCCCCCTTGCAGACGCAGACAGGCCCGTACCAAGCTCCGACATGCTGCGCGAGATGCGGTTGCTCCTGCTAGAAGAGGGGCATTGCTTCCGCGACCAGGCCCTCGCCTTCTGCGCCATGTCGGCGGCCAGACCCCGCGATGTCATGGAGGGCACGTCGCTTGCGACCCTCGTCCAGATGGTCGGCGCCGGGCTCGGCGTGACCCTAATCCCGGAGATGGCGGTTGGGGTCGAGACCCGCTCGGCCCCCGTCTCGGTGGCCCGGCTCGCGCCGCCGCGGCCGACGCGGACGATCGGCATGGTCTGGCGAAATAGCTCCCCGCTGTCGGAACCGCTGTCCCGGCTTTCGGGTGTCGTGCGAAACGCCGTCTGCCCCGGCGGGGAGGGGCAGGGCGCGGGCGCATAG
- a CDS encoding quinone oxidoreductase family protein yields the protein MPRAVRIHETGGPEVLKLEEVDVPAPGPGEVRLRQTACGVNFTDIYTRTGLYPAQLPCIPGREGVGVIDAVGEGVSGWQAGDRVSYASVSGAYAGARVIAAHHLVRLPDGIGDVTAAAITLRGLTAHMLLHAVHPVRAGEPILVHAAAGGVGLILAQWAAALGAEVIGTVSTEEKATLARAHGSAHVIVGRDADVPRQVAEITGGRMVGVVYDAIGRETFVGSLDSLARRGHLVCYGQASGPIPPIAIQELGTRGSLTVTRPMLGDYIADPQERADMAADLFARVAGGEIRVRADHVYAFEEVARAHADLEAGRTTGSVVLTLEG from the coding sequence ATGCCACGAGCCGTACGCATTCACGAGACCGGCGGTCCCGAGGTGCTGAAACTCGAGGAGGTCGATGTTCCTGCCCCGGGACCCGGTGAGGTGCGTCTGCGCCAGACGGCCTGCGGGGTCAATTTCACCGACATCTATACGCGCACCGGTCTTTACCCTGCGCAACTGCCCTGCATCCCCGGGCGCGAGGGCGTCGGCGTGATCGACGCCGTCGGGGAGGGGGTGAGCGGCTGGCAGGCGGGCGACCGGGTCTCCTATGCTTCCGTGTCCGGTGCCTATGCCGGGGCGCGGGTCATCGCGGCGCATCACCTCGTGCGGCTCCCCGACGGCATCGGCGACGTGACCGCGGCGGCCATCACGCTGCGCGGGCTGACCGCGCACATGCTGCTGCACGCCGTCCACCCCGTCAGGGCTGGCGAGCCGATCCTCGTGCATGCGGCGGCCGGTGGCGTGGGCCTGATCCTCGCGCAATGGGCGGCTGCGCTGGGCGCCGAGGTGATCGGGACCGTGTCGACAGAGGAAAAGGCGACGCTTGCACGTGCCCACGGGTCGGCGCACGTGATCGTCGGACGCGATGCCGATGTGCCCCGCCAGGTCGCCGAGATCACCGGCGGACGCATGGTCGGCGTGGTCTATGACGCGATCGGCCGCGAGACGTTCGTGGGCTCGCTCGACAGCCTCGCCCGCCGCGGCCACCTCGTCTGCTACGGACAGGCGTCGGGTCCCATCCCGCCCATCGCGATTCAGGAGCTTGGAACGCGCGGCTCTCTCACGGTCACGCGGCCGATGCTCGGCGACTACATCGCCGATCCGCAGGAACGGGCCGACATGGCGGCCGACCTCTTTGCGCGCGTCGCAGGCGGCGAGATCCGCGTGAGGGCCGATCACGTCTATGCCTTCGAGGAGGTGGCCCGCGCTCATGCAGACCTCGAGGCCGGGCGCACGACGGGCTCGGTCGTGCTGACGCTCGAAGGATGA
- a CDS encoding dihydrodipicolinate synthase family protein, producing the protein MTSQDRFSGVLAPVVTPFGQDLAPDAARLAAHCKWLVSHGVRLAVFGTNSEANSMSVGEKQDLLDRLAGSGVEPADMMPGTGACALSDAVALTAHAVRLGCGGVLMLPPFYYKGVPEDGLYRYYAEVIGRVGADGLRIYLYHIPHLTGVPITLGLIERLVRDFPGTVVGIKDSSGDWANTQAMLDRQWDDFAVFVGSEDFLLQGMRNGAVGCISATANVNPQAIARLAAHWRDADADAAQADLSAVRKIFQQRPMIPAMKYAIAHYGSDPGWTQVRPPLVPLGKADGEGLIADLDTAGFGALAGVTA; encoded by the coding sequence ATGACATCACAGGACCGGTTTTCGGGCGTGCTCGCGCCTGTGGTCACACCGTTCGGGCAGGATCTTGCGCCCGACGCGGCGCGCCTTGCCGCACACTGCAAATGGCTGGTGTCGCATGGGGTGCGGCTCGCCGTTTTCGGAACGAACAGCGAAGCCAACTCCATGTCCGTCGGGGAGAAGCAGGATCTGCTCGACCGGCTGGCAGGCAGCGGGGTCGAGCCCGCCGACATGATGCCGGGCACCGGCGCCTGCGCGCTGAGCGATGCGGTGGCGTTGACCGCGCATGCGGTGCGCCTCGGATGTGGCGGCGTGCTGATGCTGCCGCCCTTTTACTACAAGGGCGTGCCGGAAGACGGGCTCTATCGCTATTACGCGGAGGTGATCGGCCGGGTCGGTGCCGATGGCCTGCGCATCTATCTCTACCACATCCCGCACCTGACCGGCGTTCCGATCACGCTGGGCCTGATCGAGCGGCTGGTTCGCGACTTCCCCGGCACCGTGGTGGGGATCAAGGACAGTTCCGGCGACTGGGCGAACACGCAGGCGATGCTCGACCGGCAATGGGACGATTTCGCGGTCTTCGTGGGGTCGGAGGATTTCCTGCTGCAGGGGATGCGCAACGGGGCCGTTGGATGCATCTCCGCAACTGCCAATGTGAACCCGCAGGCCATCGCCCGGCTTGCCGCGCACTGGCGCGATGCGGACGCGGACGCTGCCCAGGCAGACCTGTCGGCCGTGCGGAAGATCTTTCAGCAGCGCCCCATGATCCCGGCGATGAAGTACGCCATCGCGCACTATGGCAGCGATCCCGGCTGGACGCAGGTGCGCCCGCCGCTCGTCCCGCTTGGCAAGGCCGATGGCGAAGGCCTGATCGCCGATCTCGACACCGCTGGCTTCGGCGCTCTCGCCGGCGTCACCGCCTGA
- a CDS encoding methyltransferase family protein, with product MLRSALRLAYAGLAYTLALGAIAYLVGFLADIAVPKGINSGPAGDPWTAVAVDLGLIALFGLHHSATARRRFKAWWTRIVAPDLERATYLYMTVAATGLLVWFWQPIAVTVWHVVSPVAAAAILALYLAVWGAMFAATFHIGHFGFFGLAQVWDKVRGRRTEPAPFCARWLYAAVRHPISLGWMLTPWLTPHMTVGQMVFALGVAAYVLVATVFEEADLAAELGETYHAYRARVPAFLPRIG from the coding sequence ATGCTTCGCAGTGCGCTGCGGCTCGCCTATGCGGGCCTTGCCTATACGCTTGCGCTCGGCGCGATCGCCTATCTCGTCGGTTTCCTCGCCGATATCGCCGTCCCGAAGGGCATCAATTCCGGCCCGGCGGGGGACCCATGGACAGCCGTGGCCGTCGATCTGGGCCTGATCGCCCTGTTCGGCCTGCACCATTCGGCGACGGCACGGCGGCGGTTCAAGGCCTGGTGGACCCGGATCGTTGCGCCGGACCTCGAACGCGCGACCTATCTCTACATGACGGTGGCGGCGACCGGCCTGCTCGTCTGGTTCTGGCAGCCGATCGCGGTCACGGTCTGGCATGTCGTCTCGCCGGTCGCGGCGGCGGCCATCCTCGCCCTCTACCTCGCGGTCTGGGGCGCCATGTTCGCGGCGACCTTCCACATCGGGCACTTCGGCTTCTTCGGCCTGGCGCAGGTGTGGGACAAGGTCCGCGGCAGACGGACGGAGCCCGCACCTTTTTGCGCGCGCTGGCTCTATGCCGCGGTCCGGCACCCCATCAGCCTCGGCTGGATGCTGACGCCATGGCTCACCCCCCACATGACCGTGGGGCAGATGGTCTTCGCGCTGGGCGTCGCCGCCTATGTCCTGGTCGCGACGGTGTTCGAGGAGGCGGACCTCGCCGCCGAACTGGGCGAGACCTACCATGCCTACCGCGCGCGCGTGCCGGCCTTCCTGCCGCGCATCGGCTGA
- a CDS encoding class I SAM-dependent methyltransferase, whose amino-acid sequence MNQITPFPTVDATAAERFLDRMCEIIDHGATAAMISVGHRLGLFDTLAALPPATSEKIAAEAALAERYVREWLACMVTSGIVRYDPAHRTYRLPAEHAACLIRGAPLGNMAVFAQHIALMGAVQDRTLATFQTGEGTSYGDYPCFHQIMAEDSAQTVTDALFEHLLPLVPGIEARLEAGIDVLDAGCGQGSALIALAERFPQSRFTGYDLCADAIETATRRARAAGLGNIRFETRDLTGFADRACFDFVTSFDAVHDQKDPEALIRGLKGALRPGGVYLMQDIGGSAKLENNLAFPMASLLYAISCVHCTPISLGQGGKGLGTMWGWETAEAMLHEAGFGQVRRHVLPHDPLNVWFVARV is encoded by the coding sequence ATGAACCAGATCACCCCCTTCCCCACCGTCGACGCCACGGCGGCGGAGCGCTTCCTCGACCGCATGTGCGAGATCATCGACCATGGCGCGACCGCCGCGATGATCTCGGTCGGCCACCGCCTCGGCCTGTTCGACACGCTGGCCGCCCTGCCGCCCGCGACGAGCGAGAAGATCGCCGCGGAGGCCGCGCTGGCCGAACGCTATGTCCGCGAATGGCTCGCGTGCATGGTGACGAGCGGCATCGTCCGCTACGACCCGGCCCACCGGACTTACCGGCTTCCCGCGGAACATGCCGCCTGCCTGATCCGGGGCGCGCCGCTCGGCAACATGGCGGTGTTCGCCCAGCACATCGCGCTGATGGGCGCGGTGCAGGACCGCACGCTCGCGACCTTCCAGACCGGCGAAGGCACGTCCTACGGCGACTATCCCTGCTTCCACCAGATCATGGCGGAAGACAGCGCCCAGACCGTGACGGACGCGCTGTTCGAGCACCTGCTGCCGCTGGTGCCGGGGATCGAGGCGCGGCTGGAAGCCGGCATCGATGTGCTCGACGCTGGCTGCGGGCAGGGCTCGGCGCTGATCGCGCTCGCCGAACGCTTCCCGCAGAGCCGATTCACCGGCTACGACCTGTGTGCCGACGCCATCGAGACGGCCACGCGCCGGGCGCGCGCGGCGGGGCTCGGCAATATCCGGTTCGAGACGCGCGACCTCACGGGCTTCGCGGACCGGGCTTGCTTCGACTTCGTGACCTCCTTCGACGCGGTCCACGACCAGAAGGATCCCGAAGCCCTGATCCGCGGCCTGAAGGGCGCGCTGCGCCCCGGCGGGGTCTACCTGATGCAGGACATCGGCGGGTCGGCGAAGCTCGAGAACAACCTCGCCTTCCCCATGGCCTCCCTGCTCTACGCGATCTCCTGCGTGCATTGCACGCCGATCTCGCTCGGCCAGGGCGGCAAGGGTCTCGGCACCATGTGGGGCTGGGAGACGGCCGAGGCGATGCTGCACGAGGCGGGCTTCGGGCAGGTGCGCCGCCACGTCCTGCCGCACGACCCGCTCAATGTCTGGTTCGTCGCCCGCGTCTGA
- a CDS encoding GlxA family transcriptional regulator, with protein MDARNAAGPSIALLALPESTPGALFGLYEVFLSVGRTWQDLTGEPPAGVPFSPKLVARGGAPVATALGIPVQPHEGLGDADIVIVTDLALPPGESLAGRWPEEAAWLRARYEAGAVICSVCTGAVLLAEAGLLDGLNATTHWSAVDLIRTCYPGVQLVPQRILTAAGDGDRIVTSGGASAWEDLALYLVARFSSGTEAVRIAKIFLLGDHSEGQLPFAGARKARRHDDALVGDSQAWIADNYHRPNPVARMVERSGLPERTFVRRFRAATGYAPMDYVQTLRIEEAKHLLETTALPVEEIAVEVGYEDPNFLRRLFRRRVGITPAKYRQRFSRVVRIAAG; from the coding sequence ATGGACGCACGGAACGCCGCAGGTCCCTCGATCGCACTGCTCGCCCTACCGGAGAGCACGCCGGGCGCGCTGTTCGGTCTCTACGAGGTGTTCCTGTCGGTCGGGCGGACGTGGCAGGACCTGACGGGGGAACCGCCGGCGGGCGTGCCCTTTTCGCCGAAGCTAGTCGCGCGCGGGGGTGCACCCGTGGCGACCGCGCTCGGCATCCCGGTCCAACCGCACGAAGGGCTCGGCGACGCCGACATCGTCATCGTGACCGATCTCGCGCTGCCGCCGGGCGAAAGCCTCGCCGGGCGCTGGCCGGAGGAGGCGGCGTGGCTGCGCGCACGCTATGAGGCGGGCGCGGTGATCTGTTCGGTGTGCACGGGCGCGGTCCTGCTCGCGGAGGCGGGATTGCTCGACGGGCTCAACGCCACGACGCACTGGTCTGCGGTCGATCTCATCCGGACCTGCTATCCGGGCGTCCAGCTCGTTCCCCAGCGGATCCTGACCGCGGCGGGCGACGGCGACCGCATCGTGACGAGCGGCGGTGCGTCGGCGTGGGAGGATCTCGCACTCTATCTCGTCGCGCGCTTCTCCAGCGGGACGGAGGCGGTGCGCATCGCCAAGATCTTCCTGCTCGGCGATCATTCGGAGGGGCAGCTGCCCTTCGCGGGCGCACGCAAGGCGCGCCGCCACGACGACGCCCTCGTGGGCGATTCGCAAGCCTGGATCGCGGACAACTACCACCGGCCGAACCCGGTCGCGCGCATGGTGGAGCGGTCGGGCCTGCCGGAGCGGACGTTCGTGCGCCGCTTCCGGGCGGCGACGGGCTATGCGCCGATGGACTATGTCCAGACGCTGCGGATCGAGGAGGCCAAGCACCTGCTGGAGACGACCGCCCTGCCGGTCGAGGAGATCGCCGTCGAGGTGGGTTACGAGGACCCGAACTTCCTGCGACGCCTGTTCCGCCGCCGCGTCGGCATCACGCCCGCGAAGTACCGCCAGCGCTTCTCCCGCGTGGTGCGGATCGCCGCCGGCTGA
- a CDS encoding FMN-binding glutamate synthase family protein, protein MERYVVFAGVCVLAVLSLVGLALSAWFAVPLVFFGALSVLGVRDLLQTRHAILRNYPVLGHMRFLFEGIRPEIRQYLIESDQDEEPFSRDERSLIYQRAKGVEDKRPFGTRARVYDAGYQWITHSVVPKHIADHDFRVHIGGPDCRQPYEASLYNISAMSFGALSANAILALNIGAKKGGFAHDTGEGGISRYHRQGGGDLIWEIGSGYFGCRTAEGRFDAEKFRDQAADPQIRMIEVKLSQGAKPGHGGVLPAAKISPEIAEARGVPMGQDCVSPSAHPEFSTPTGLMEFVGRLRELSGAKPVGFKLCIGHRREFMCIVKAMLETGVVPDFIVIDGKEGGTGAAPLEFANHVGMPLIEGMTFAHNTLRGTGLRERIRIGASGKLVTAFDIAKALALGADWANSARGFMFAVGCIQAQACHTNRCPVGVATQDTLRQRALDVPDKSERVFRFHQNTLKALAEMTGAAGLSHPGAFLPHHLLMRERDRDMVTGEEVYPYMPEGFLLRGEEDRFGYLDRWRRASPDTFEPALPAV, encoded by the coding sequence ATGGAACGTTATGTCGTGTTCGCGGGCGTGTGTGTGCTTGCCGTGCTGTCACTCGTCGGACTGGCCCTGAGCGCGTGGTTCGCGGTACCGCTCGTGTTCTTCGGTGCGCTCAGCGTCCTCGGCGTGCGCGACCTGCTGCAGACCCGCCACGCGATCCTGCGCAACTATCCGGTCCTCGGCCACATGCGCTTCCTGTTCGAGGGGATTCGGCCCGAGATCCGCCAGTACCTGATCGAGAGCGACCAGGACGAGGAACCGTTCTCGCGCGACGAACGCTCCCTCATCTACCAGCGCGCCAAGGGCGTGGAGGACAAGCGCCCCTTCGGCACCCGGGCCCGGGTCTATGACGCGGGATACCAGTGGATCACGCACTCGGTCGTGCCGAAGCATATCGCGGACCATGACTTCCGCGTGCACATCGGCGGGCCGGACTGCCGCCAGCCCTATGAGGCGTCGCTCTACAACATCTCGGCCATGAGTTTCGGCGCGCTGTCGGCCAACGCGATCCTCGCGCTCAACATCGGCGCGAAGAAGGGCGGCTTCGCGCACGACACCGGCGAAGGCGGCATCAGCCGCTATCACCGGCAGGGCGGCGGCGACCTGATCTGGGAGATCGGCTCGGGCTATTTCGGTTGCCGCACCGCGGAGGGCCGGTTCGACGCAGAAAAGTTCCGCGACCAGGCCGCCGACCCGCAGATCCGCATGATTGAGGTGAAGCTCAGCCAAGGCGCCAAGCCCGGCCACGGCGGCGTGCTGCCCGCCGCCAAGATCTCGCCCGAGATCGCGGAGGCGCGCGGCGTGCCCATGGGGCAGGATTGCGTCTCGCCCTCCGCACACCCCGAGTTCTCGACCCCGACCGGCCTGATGGAGTTCGTCGGGCGGCTGCGGGAGTTGTCCGGGGCCAAGCCCGTGGGCTTCAAGCTCTGCATCGGTCACCGGCGGGAGTTCATGTGCATCGTCAAGGCGATGCTGGAAACCGGCGTCGTGCCGGACTTCATCGTGATCGACGGCAAGGAGGGCGGCACGGGCGCTGCCCCGCTCGAATTCGCCAACCACGTCGGCATGCCGCTGATCGAGGGGATGACGTTTGCGCACAACACCCTGCGCGGGACGGGACTGCGCGAGCGCATCAGGATCGGCGCATCGGGCAAGCTTGTCACCGCCTTTGACATCGCCAAGGCGCTGGCGCTTGGCGCCGACTGGGCAAACTCCGCACGCGGCTTCATGTTCGCTGTCGGCTGCATCCAGGCGCAGGCCTGCCATACGAACCGCTGTCCCGTGGGCGTCGCCACGCAGGACACGCTGCGCCAGCGCGCCCTCGACGTGCCCGACAAGTCGGAGCGCGTGTTCCGCTTCCACCAGAACACGCTGAAGGCGCTGGCGGAGATGACGGGTGCGGCAGGCCTCTCCCACCCCGGCGCATTTCTGCCCCATCACCTGCTGATGCGGGAACGCGACCGCGACATGGTCACGGGCGAGGAGGTCTATCCCTATATGCCGGAGGGTTTCCTGCTGCGCGGAGAGGAGGACCGGTTCGGCTATCTCGACCGCTGGCGGCGGGCGAGCCCCGACACGTTCGAACCCGCCCTGCCCGCCGTCTGA
- a CDS encoding LLM class flavin-dependent oxidoreductase, with translation MIPFSILDLSPICKGDTAADSFRNTRDLAVHAEGWGYTRYWLAEHHNMPGIASAATAVVIGHVAEATKTIRVGAGGIMLPNHAPLVVAEQFGTLATLYGPRIDLGLGRAPGTDMMTARALRRGLDGSDNFPHDVVELMRYLADDTDAGDAGRKVRAVPGTGTNVPVWILGSSLYGAQLAAHLGLPYAFASHFAPAALDQAAEIYRETFRPSAHLPKPHFMMAINVYAAETEAEALRLKSSQQQGFANLRLGRPGPLPRPVDDIAAVLGGATLSMVEQALAVSATGTPEMVRADLAALIARYRPDEVILAGQIFDHKARLASFEIAADVMRALDGVAAV, from the coding sequence ATGATCCCCTTTTCCATCCTAGACCTGTCGCCGATCTGCAAGGGCGATACCGCGGCGGACTCCTTCCGCAACACGCGCGACCTCGCGGTCCATGCGGAGGGGTGGGGCTATACCCGCTACTGGCTGGCCGAGCATCACAACATGCCGGGCATCGCGAGCGCGGCCACGGCGGTGGTCATCGGCCATGTCGCGGAGGCGACGAAGACGATCCGTGTCGGTGCGGGCGGGATCATGCTGCCGAACCATGCGCCGCTCGTCGTGGCGGAGCAGTTCGGCACGCTCGCCACGCTTTACGGGCCGCGCATCGACCTTGGCCTCGGGCGCGCGCCCGGAACGGACATGATGACCGCGCGGGCGCTGCGCCGCGGCCTCGACGGCAGCGACAATTTCCCGCACGACGTGGTCGAGCTGATGCGCTACCTGGCCGACGACACGGACGCGGGCGATGCAGGCCGGAAGGTGCGCGCGGTGCCCGGAACCGGCACCAACGTTCCCGTCTGGATCCTGGGGTCGAGCCTCTATGGCGCGCAACTGGCCGCGCACCTGGGGCTGCCCTATGCGTTCGCCTCGCACTTCGCGCCGGCCGCCCTCGACCAGGCGGCGGAAATCTACCGCGAGACGTTCCGCCCCTCGGCACATCTGCCAAAGCCGCACTTCATGATGGCGATCAACGTCTATGCCGCGGAGACGGAAGCGGAAGCGCTGCGCCTGAAAAGCTCCCAGCAGCAGGGCTTCGCCAATCTTCGGCTCGGGCGCCCCGGCCCGCTGCCGCGCCCGGTCGACGACATCGCGGCGGTGCTGGGGGGCGCGACCCTCTCCATGGTGGAGCAGGCACTTGCCGTCTCCGCGACCGGCACGCCCGAGATGGTGCGCGCCGATCTTGCCGCGCTGATCGCCCGCTACCGGCCCGACGAGGTGATCCTTGCGGGCCAGATATTCGATCACAAGGCGCGGCTTGCGTCCTTCGAGATCGCGGCGGACGTCATGCGTGCGCTCGACGGGGTTGCGGCGGTCTGA
- a CDS encoding enoyl-CoA hydratase/isomerase family protein, whose amino-acid sequence MGGNAGDRYAAYTKLKIDYPAERVLRITFNRPETYNSVDAETHTQMTDIWRDIDRDPDINAVIVTGAGKAFSAGGDFSLIEHMTGNHEELMKTWKEAKDLVYNVINCNKPIISAINGPAAGAGLVVGILADISIAGKSAKLVDGHPRLGVAAGDVAAIIWPLLCGMAKAKYYLLTCKPVSGEEAERIGLVSMCVEDDKLQETALDIATDLANGAQSAIRWTKYSLNNWLRQAGPIFDTSTALEMLGFMGEDVREGVKSHREKRKPQFRKDCPI is encoded by the coding sequence ATGGGTGGCAACGCCGGCGACCGCTACGCGGCCTATACCAAGCTGAAGATCGACTATCCGGCGGAGCGCGTGCTGCGCATCACCTTCAACCGCCCGGAAACCTACAACTCCGTCGACGCCGAGACGCATACCCAGATGACCGACATCTGGCGCGACATCGACCGCGACCCGGACATCAACGCCGTGATTGTGACGGGCGCAGGCAAGGCGTTTTCGGCGGGCGGCGACTTCTCGCTGATCGAGCACATGACCGGCAACCACGAGGAACTGATGAAGACGTGGAAGGAGGCCAAGGACCTCGTCTACAACGTCATCAACTGCAACAAGCCGATCATTTCCGCGATCAACGGCCCGGCGGCGGGTGCCGGGCTCGTCGTGGGCATCCTCGCCGACATCTCGATCGCCGGGAAATCGGCGAAGCTGGTCGACGGGCACCCCCGCCTCGGCGTCGCGGCGGGCGACGTGGCGGCGATCATCTGGCCGCTGCTGTGCGGCATGGCCAAGGCGAAATACTATTTGCTGACCTGCAAGCCCGTGTCGGGCGAGGAGGCCGAGCGCATCGGCCTCGTCTCCATGTGCGTGGAGGACGACAAGCTTCAGGAAACGGCGCTCGACATCGCGACCGACCTCGCCAACGGGGCGCAAAGCGCGATCCGCTGGACGAAATACTCCCTCAACAACTGGCTGCGCCAGGCGGGGCCGATCTTCGACACCTCGACCGCGCTGGAGATGCTGGGCTTCATGGGCGAGGACGTCCGCGAGGGCGTGAAGTCGCACCGCGAGAAGCGCAAGCCGCAGTTCCGCAAGGACTGCCCGATCTGA
- a CDS encoding enoyl-CoA hydratase/isomerase family protein, with product MSEPVKTWSEDGVGVIELARPDKFNCLSRAVHEAIDAARRGFEADPAVRAILLRAQGKHFCTGADLAEVKGIRTDAGKLATFIDTGNATLAGLEASPLPVVCAVQGLCLAGGLELMLAADVCIAADVARFGDQHAQFGLVPGWGGSQRLTRLVGLRRAMDLLLTARWIEADEALSIGLVNRVVPLASLEEEAMTYARTLATRSRPALAEMKRLARQGLDCPLEGGIRMERDAVIVHLQGDDVSEGLAAFEGRRTPRFTQH from the coding sequence ATGAGCGAACCCGTCAAGACCTGGAGCGAGGACGGCGTCGGCGTCATCGAGCTGGCCCGGCCCGACAAGTTCAACTGCCTCTCCCGCGCGGTGCACGAGGCGATCGACGCCGCGCGGCGCGGGTTCGAGGCGGATCCAGCCGTCCGGGCGATCCTCCTGCGCGCGCAGGGCAAGCATTTCTGCACCGGCGCCGACCTCGCCGAGGTCAAGGGGATCCGCACAGATGCCGGCAAGCTTGCGACCTTCATCGACACCGGGAACGCGACGTTGGCAGGGCTCGAGGCGTCTCCCCTGCCCGTCGTCTGCGCGGTGCAGGGCCTGTGCCTTGCGGGCGGGCTGGAACTGATGCTCGCGGCAGACGTCTGCATCGCGGCAGACGTCGCGCGCTTCGGCGATCAGCACGCGCAGTTCGGCCTCGTCCCCGGGTGGGGCGGCAGTCAGCGGCTTACCCGTCTCGTCGGCCTGCGCCGGGCGATGGACCTGCTGCTGACCGCGCGCTGGATCGAGGCGGACGAGGCGCTTTCCATCGGCCTCGTCAACCGGGTGGTGCCTCTCGCGAGCCTCGAGGAAGAGGCGATGACCTATGCCCGCACGCTCGCGACGCGCAGCAGGCCGGCGCTCGCGGAGATGAAACGGCTGGCGCGCCAGGGTCTCGACTGCCCGCTCGAGGGCGGCATCAGGATGGAGCGCGACGCGGTGATCGTGCATCTGCAGGGCGACGACGTGAGCGAGGGCCTCGCAGCCTTCGAGGGACGGCGCACGCCCCGCTTCACGCAGCATTAG